GGTGCTCCTGCTCGCCATGGTGGCCATCCCGGCCGGCGAGACGCTGTGGCGGCGCTTCCTCGGGCGCGGCCTGCCCGGCTCGGCGATCCTCGTCCAGCACCTCACGCTGTGGGTCGGGTTCCTGGGCGCGCTGCTCGCCACCGGCGCCGGGAAGCACCTCGCGCTCTCCACCGCCGAGGCGATCCCGGCCGGCTGGCCGCGGCGCGCCGCCGGCCTCCTCCAGCGGATGATCTCGACCGCGGTGTGCGGCCTGCTCGCCTACGCCGCGTGGGAGCTCGTGTGGGCCGAGCGCGCCTCCGACCGGACGCTTCCGCTCGGGATCCCGTTCTGGTGGAGCGAGCTCATCATGCCGGTGGCCTCCGGGCTGATGGCGCTCCGCTTCGCCTGGAGCGGCGCCGCGGGGCCCCGGCGCTGGGCCGACCGCGGCCTCGCGCTCCTGGCGGCGGCGGCCGCGTTTGCGCTCGGCGCGGCGGCGCCGCACCCGGCGCTGGTGCAGGCCCTCCTGGCGGTGCTGGCGGTCGGGTTCCTGCTCGGCACGCCGGTGTTCGTCGTGATGGCCGGCGTCGCGATGGCGCTCTTCTGGCGCGACGGCACCCCCATCGCGGCGGTGCCCACCAACACCTTCGGGCTCGTCACCAGCGCCACCCTCCCCGCCATCCCGCTCCTCACGGTGGCCGGGTACGTGCTCGCCGAGGGCGGCGCGGCGCGGCGGCTGGTGCGCGCCTACAAGGGCGTCTTCGGCTGGATGCCGGGCGGCGTGGCGGTGATGGCCGCCTTCGTCTGCGCCATCTTCACCACCTTCACCGGCGCCTCGGGCGTCACCATCCTCGCCCTGGGCGGCCTGGTGCTGCCCACCCTGCTGGAGGAGCGGTACCCGGAGGGCTTCTCGGTCGGCCTGGTCACCGCCTCCGGCTCGCTGGGGCTGCTCTTCCCGCCTTCGCTGCCGGTGATCCTCTACGGCGTGGTGGCGCAGGTCCCCATCGACCACCTCTTCATCGGCGGCCTGGTGCCCGGGCTGCTCATGATCCTGCTCGTGGCGGCCTACGGCATCTACGTCGGCGTGCGCGCCGGCGCGCCGCGCCAGGCGGTCCGCCCCCGCGAGGCGGCGCGCGCGCTCTGGGAGGCGAAGTGGGACCTCGGCCTCCCCACCCTCGTCATCGTCGCCATCGCCAGCGGCTACGCCACCATCGTCGAGGCCTCTGCGCTCGGCGTCGCCTACGCCATGCTGGTCGAGATGGCGGTCTTCCGGGATCTCTCCGCCCGCGACCTGCCGCGCGTCCTCGGGCACGCCGCCACGCTGGTGGGGGCGGTGGTGATCCTGCTCGGGGTGGCGCTCGGGCTCACCAACTGGCTCGTGGACGCCGAGGTGCCGACCCGGCTCGTCGACTGGATGACCACCCACGTCCACAGCCCGGCGCTGTTCCTGCTGGCGCTCAACGTGGCGCTCCTGGTGCTGGGGAGCGTGCTCGAGATCTACTCCGCCATCATCGTGCTGGCGCCGCTCGTGGCCCCGCTCGGCGTCGCCTACGGCATCGAGCCCATCCACCTCGGCGTGGTCTTCCTGGCGAACCTTGAGCTGGGCTTCCTCTTCCCGCCCATGGGCCTGAACCTCTTCCTGGCCGCCTCGCGCTTCGGGAAGCCCCTGCCGTACCTCTACCGGCGCGCCCTGCCGTTCCTGGTCATCATGGCGGTGGGCGTCCTGCTCATCACCTACCTGCCCGCCATCACCACCGGCGTGGTGGGGGCGGTGACGCGGGCGCGCGAGGGCGCCGCCGCGACGGCGCCGGCGGCGCCGCCTGCCCCCGGGCCCTAGT
The genomic region above belongs to Anaeromyxobacter diazotrophicus and contains:
- a CDS encoding TRAP transporter large permease, which codes for MNPSLPDLPATGEPAPAPPAEGRLARLEGAAVGVLLLAMVAIPAGETLWRRFLGRGLPGSAILVQHLTLWVGFLGALLATGAGKHLALSTAEAIPAGWPRRAAGLLQRMISTAVCGLLAYAAWELVWAERASDRTLPLGIPFWWSELIMPVASGLMALRFAWSGAAGPRRWADRGLALLAAAAAFALGAAAPHPALVQALLAVLAVGFLLGTPVFVVMAGVAMALFWRDGTPIAAVPTNTFGLVTSATLPAIPLLTVAGYVLAEGGAARRLVRAYKGVFGWMPGGVAVMAAFVCAIFTTFTGASGVTILALGGLVLPTLLEERYPEGFSVGLVTASGSLGLLFPPSLPVILYGVVAQVPIDHLFIGGLVPGLLMILLVAAYGIYVGVRAGAPRQAVRPREAARALWEAKWDLGLPTLVIVAIASGYATIVEASALGVAYAMLVEMAVFRDLSARDLPRVLGHAATLVGAVVILLGVALGLTNWLVDAEVPTRLVDWMTTHVHSPALFLLALNVALLVLGSVLEIYSAIIVLAPLVAPLGVAYGIEPIHLGVVFLANLELGFLFPPMGLNLFLAASRFGKPLPYLYRRALPFLVIMAVGVLLITYLPAITTGVVGAVTRAREGAAATAPAAPPAPGP